The genomic DNA cacagacactgcagTGAGGGCAGTTTTGCCCTGTGTGATGCAGCAgatggaatcccagaatccaGGATGTTGGACTGGGAGCCTGGAGCTGGATGCACTAAAAAGCCACAGAGAAACCTCAGACCAAGAGAGGATCCTGCATACAGGTAAGAAGATTTTGTCTAGAATTCCtaccccagctctccctgcacacacacacactgctgcagtTCTGTCTCCCCATCACTTCCCTATATTCACATTCCCTCTGCCTGGAAGCCCAAAAGGCGGCGAGTTCCCTTTGTAATCCAACCAGCTTCAGATGAACAAGTGTTACTCATGGAAGCAACAAAATATCCACATCGCAGGGAAGTGAGACTTGCAGGGAACTGAGGCTTGCAGGGAATCGCTTTTTGCTTCCCCCATTCCCCGTGGAACATCAGCATGGAATCCTCATCACGGATTCATTGCAGAATATTGTCCTTTTAGTTTTAAAAACGGTTCCGTGAGCGGCAGGGCCGATCCGTGTCCCAGGACGCTTCCATCTGTTTGGAAGGCCGGCGGCTCCAtctgctgggagcagaaggaaggacaggATGCGAAATAAACTCGAGGAGAGCTCATGGAACTGTCCATGGAACTCCAAAACGGTTTGGTTTGGACCtcaaggatcatccagtcccacctcAGAGCCTGTTCAGGGCACGCTGCTGTCCATTGGCCCCTGATTGCAGATGGATATGGAAGTGATGGAGGTATTCAGGGAATGCTGGTTGttttcccctgtgctggctAATCTGGTCATTAAAAAGACTAACTGATCTCTTCCAACAGGGAAACATGTAAGCAAGAGGTGCCAAAAAAATTTGAGTTCCTGTGAAATGAAACCTGCAAGTatctgatttaaaatccctctGTGTGGTCACTGGTTTGACTTCCACAGACTGCTCACACTGCCCAGGTATATCCAGTTCTGCTGTCAATGCTTTTGTCCGTGgcataatttctattttttactTGCAAACAGCATCTGGGTGATAGAGGGGcatggagagaaaaggaaggggaGCAACTCCCGGGGTGCAAATGCTCCCAGTTCCACTCTGCACACTTGAGCCCACTCcgcagcccggggctgccccgctcCACCCCGGCTCCTGCCATGTCTCACCAGTCTGGGGTGTGCCCTGAGCCCCCAAACGCAGGGTTTGGGCTCTCTGATTTTAAATACAGGATTTGGGCTCTCTGGTCAAAGCCTTAAAGTGCCTGGATGAGCCCCCACTCACACTCCCCAAATAGGGCTGGAGTCTGTTTCACAGCCCTGAGACTGCCCGCACGGCCTTGGCTCCAAGTGCCAGCAACGTGGGACTTGCCTCATTTCTGAGCCAAAGAAAATGCctgatttatttattacagGACCATAAAACTGGCCAAATGAGCCTGTTGCCCCCCAAACCCAGGCCTCAGTCCCTGTTTCCAGGACATGAAGGTGCCTGGCCCAGGCTCACCACAGGGAGCCCCATTCtgatccccaaaaccccactcAGGCCTCTTCTTTCCCAGCTGGGTCTGGagcttccagctgctggaaatggggCTGGAAACAGGGAATTTGGTCCCTGAACCCCCAGCCTGAACTCCCCCTGAGATgtcaggacaggctggagagccAGTGGTGTTGGGACATGAGATAAAGAGGAGGATGGAGCCCATCCAGGATACCCCAGCACCCATGAACACCCCAAGGACCCCCGAGTCCtactcttcctgctgctccctgcccagccccagggccagggATTGCAGAAGAGGAATCTGACCACTGCCAGCCTTCTCCCAAACCACATCCATGGGCCATGCCAGCGCCCTGCACGGCTGGGCACGGCGGGAGACGGGCACCAGAGAGCAAAGGGCAGAGACCGGCCAGCATCAGCGTGTTTACTTCCCGCTGCACAGCAAGCCACACCCACCCTACAGACACACCCTCCAGGCACCCGCCCATCAGTAAGGCACTTTTGCAAACACGTGAAACATTTTTGCCACCATCCCCGGGGTGTCGGTGCCCGCAGGCTCAGCGCAGCGTCACCAGCTCCTCAGCAGAAGTGGGGTGAATGGCTACGGTGTTGTCCAGGTCGGCCTTGGTGGCCCCCATTTTGATGGCCACGGCAAAGCCCTGCAGCATTTCgtcacagcccagcccttgcATGTGCAATCCCACCACCTTTGGAGGAGAAACGAGAGGCCAGGTGGGACCCAGGCTTGGGGAGCTGGATGCCAGCCCAAGAGCTGACCACAAGGGAACAAGAGGACAGCCAGCCATGGTTCCCAGCTGCCCCCACTCACCTTCTCCTCCTTGCCAGTGCACACCAGCTTCATGACACACTTCACCTTCCTCTGGGTGACAGCGTGGTACAAGGGAGTGAAGGATGTGTTGTAGATCTTCACCTTGTCCTTCCCATGTATGGCCATGgcctcctctgcagcagaagcCACGGAATAGGGGTCAGAGGGATGCACATGGGACATGCCAAAAGAACAGTCAAAGCCCTTTGGTCAAGGCTCACTTGCTAGAGATCAAAGCATCTCCAGTAtgcaagcagcagctctgaggcagtgtccccagcccctgtgtccctgtgtccccacctTCAGTGAGCCCCACAGTGCCGATGGGCGGGTGGCTGAAGACGACCGTGGGGATGTTCTCGTAGTCCAGCCGGGAATCCTGCCTGCCCTCGAAGAGCCTGTGGGCCAGCTTCCTACCAGCTGCAATGgccactgcagggacagagagagacagggactcTGAGCCACGTGGCACCACGGGGCTGAGCAGGGGAgggggcagggctgcagtacctgGGGTGAGGAGGGCTCTCCCACACACATCCCCGACGGCGTAGATCCCTCTCCTGGTGGTGTTCTGGTATTCATCCACCACCACGTGGCCCTTGGTGTCCATCCGCACGCCCTGCCATAGCAAACAGCAGACACATACgctccagcagggatgggaggacTTGTGGGGCCCCTGTGACAGGCTCTGGAGACCAAAGGCAACCCCAAATCTCACCACTtgctccaggcccagcccgTCAGAGTTGGGCTCCCGCCCCACGGCCCACAGTAGGCAGTCCACGTCCCGGATCACTGCCTCTGTCGGCTTGTGGCCGGGTGCCACCGAGGCCACCGTCACATCCAGCAGCCCACACGGAGACTTGGTGACCCTCTTAACCTaagggcagcaggagaaggtgCAGATGGCTTTTGCCTTGCAACAACAGACAGCAGCCATGCTGCAGAAGCAGGGATGTTGCCAAAACCATGGCTCAGCAAGCAGCACCCAAAAGGGCAGctttcccccagcactgcctctgcaggagggatgggacaAGGCacggggctgctctgtgctctcccaCCTGTGTGTGCTTCCAGACATCCACCCCGGTGTTCTCCAGCTCCTGGGTGCAGTTGGAGCTGATCAGAGAGTCAAAGGTTCGCAGCACCTGGGCAAGGACCCCCCCAACCCTGTCAGGTGAGGGTCTGCAGGCAAAGGCACCACCTGGCAGCCCCTCCACCGGCATTTCCCTGCCCCAGGAACCCAAGCGGTTTAGGATGCTTGTGGTTAACAAACTTCTGTTTGTTTctccattattttcttttcgtttcttcctcttttcaaGTTGTGACTTGAAATAAAGCTCAAGGGGATGGATGTGGTGACACGCATGGCTGCAGAAACACCGGGCTTGTGGGTGGGTGCTGCTAAAACACGTCCCCTCCATCCTCTGCATAGCTCCCACGCCACCATCCCCTGCATCACTACTCCCGTGCCAACTGAGACCCTCCTTCACCAGGAACTGACAGCCAGATATCACtctggccaccagggctggggtaTGGCAGTGGGGCGGgaagcacagctggggacagggggtggcACTACCTTGTCGTGGCGGATGAGCAGCGAGGACTTGGAGCCCAGCGTGGAGAGGATCCCCACCATCTCCACCGCGATGTAGCCGGCCCCGACGACAACGCTGCGCCTGCAGAGAAGTGACAACGCCGTCACGCCGTGTGCAGCCACCTGGAGATGGCGCCGGTGGCTGCGGGAGATGGATCCCGCTTTacctgggcagctcctccaggtcgAAGAAGCCGTCACTGGTCAtccccaggctggcacctgCAAAGCAGAGATGCTTTGGCACCCTTCAGCTGtcccccttccctcccaaaGCCTGCTTTGCTTGGGCAGAcctctccccagcctgggaGCCCGGGGGATTTCATCAGGCTCACCAGGAATTTCGCTGTCGGAAGGGACAGCCGGGCGCCCTCCCGTGGCTATAAGGATGTGAGGAGCCGTGTACTTTTTCCCGTTCACTTCGATGGTTGGCTCGGGATCAGCGGTAAACTTGCCGTAGCCCCGGATGATGTCAATGTGAGCCTTAGGGGTTACAGTTACGGGGTTAACAGCGGCATAGAGGCAGGGCTTCCACAGTCGGAGGACACCCATTAGGACTGAAAAAGTGGCCAAAAATCCATCACTTCTGCCACTGGGATTGCAAGATAAACACATCCCATGCTCACCTTCTTCACATTGTTCTCATAGACGTCATTGAGGCGCCGCACGTAGGCATCTCGCTTCTCCTTTATGGTCCTGGAACAGAGCAGGGAATGCCATCACTGCCAGCAGGTGAAGCTCAGAGCTCAGGAAGAACCTTGCACTCCGTGCCATGCTCCAGTTCACAGGGTGGTGATCAGTCAAAGGTTAGACTCGATgacctcagaggtcttttccaaccgTGATTCTGTGAACGCGATCCCTCTGGCATGTGGACAGCCATGCCATAAAATAAAGAGGCTCCCTATGACCCTTTCCCCACCAAAGCAAGATTTCTGTGCCTGCCTTCCCTGTGTTTGTCCTTCCCAGAGCCAGGTTGGCTCCCTGTTCTCTGAAACACAGCTGGCCCTGtaagcagctctgcacagcccagggagccTGGAAGCAGGCAGGAACCCCTGGGCAGTAGACAGTGCGATGCTCCCTGCGGGACACTCACTGCAAGGTGCTGATTCCCAACTGGTTCCTGTTCTTACCTCCAGTTGAACTTGACACCCGCAGTTTCAAAGCCATAGTCAGCATGGTCGTGGACAAACTCTGCGTGCACTGCCGTGTTCCACATCACCTGCCCACACAAACCCCAGGCTGGCTCAGGAGCACTGCTGGCATTCTGGGAAaacccctgccaggctgcctgaTTCCTCACCTCTGCCCggagtgcccacagcagcccgATGGCTCAACAGCCTCTGAGGCCCTGCTTCCTCCCcacaccctgtgccagcacctccCTAAAATTTGGCAGGCACCTACAGCAGACCCAGCCCACGCCACTGGAGCCGGTGGCAGAACAGCCTCACCTTTTTGGGCACACATCCAACATTGACCTGGAGGGAATAAGAACAAGTCTCAGTGTCAAGGCCCAGTTTTCCCAAGGCTGTACTCCAGAGAGCATTCcacatcccagctctctgctccgGAAAACAAAGGCAGGATTAGGGGTTCCTGGAAAAAGAGGGGTGTAACCGCCCTGGGAGGCTCAAGGTCTTGCGGTTTGCTCGTTTTCTTTCACTTCCTTGAAAGATGATATGGAAGGTGGGGCCTTCAAACACAAGGGGATTTTTTCCATTCAGActgtaaaaattatttactaGCAGAAAGGTGTTTGCCATCCTTTTCCTGCACTTCTAATATGCTAAttttcccagcagaatgcaTTTAGGGCATAAAATTAGAGCCTGTCCCTCACTTGCTTGAGGAACCAGTTTGTTTTTTGGCTCGTTACCAGCTCACCATGCTCTGGAGTTCTGCTTTACCGCCTTGCAGTTGCGCTACACAGGATCCAGGAGCCATCGGCATCCTGCAAACGGCTTGGAAACTGCCGGGAAGAAGCTGGTGGAGATGGGGGATTGGGATCCGTCCTGCTTCAGCCTGACAAGGCAGGTCCTTGCACAACGCCCGGACACCGGGAGGGCGATTCCTCCTCTCCCACTTCCCGCACCGCGACCCCCCGGGGGTTCCGCCACCATCCCTGAGTCACCGGGGTCAGCGAGAGGGCACCGGCCCCGCGTCGCTCGTCCCCTTCCACGTCCCTCCCCGCCCCGGGTGCGGGTGCACCGCGAGACTCACGCAGGTGCCGCCGAGGCGCTGCGGCTCCACCAGCGCGACCCGGGCGCCGAGCTCGGCCGCCCGGCGGGCCCCCGCCAGccccccggagccgccgcccagcaccagcagctcgtAGGCGGCCGCCGCCATCGCTCCAGGCTCGGCctggccccgccgccccgccccggaACCGCCCCCGGTGCCGCCCCGGTCCCGCCCGGCCCTGCACGACACCACATGTTGGGGCTGACAACGGCGAGTTTATTGGTTCAGGTACAGCGAGGAGGATTGCAAGCACTTCCAGGACAAATATACAGAGGGGAAGGGTGGGGGTGGGAAataacaaaagagaaaacaaaataaagaaaataccccaaaacaattaaaaaaaaaaagggggcaGGATCAGCACAGAACGGGAATAGAGCTAAAAAGGGAACGCTTTTATCTGGGTTATGACAACGTACTCCCAAGCAGGAATCACTTCCTTTCTCCAGTTAAGTTGAGCGGTCTTTCCAATAAAACAAAGAGTGGTGGGGGATGAAGTTAGTGTGCacttccctggaaaacaaactcTAATTCATGCCAGTTAAACACTAGAACTAAAAATGTACAAAGAAGCGTCAGAGGAGATGAGTGTTGTTAGAGTGTTACCTTTTCCTCTCTGAACAGtccagaaggaaaacaatgaCTACAAATACAGCAGGCAAACTGACTTTCAGGCTGATGGGCATGGGACAGAGAGAGTGTCGTAAGGAATTCAGTCTCAAGTTGTGCTAAATGCTCTTCGTCCTCTGTATGGCACATTTTGGTCCATGATGGGGATTTGAGTTGAGACGAACCCTGATTTCTTACAGAAACATGTAAATattgttgcttttttaaaatgccagGTGTACTTCCTTCTACAAAGGTTGGGAGAGGTTTATAGGAAGTAGTCTGGGGTACGACGGGTAACATGAGGCTCTCCACGACGAGGTGCTGGGTCAAACTGGAGGCTGCAGGAAACAAAAAGGGATCACTTACCCTCCTCCACAAGTCACTTTCCACTGCCATGATAAACACCAGGCTTGTTCTCCTGCTGCACGTAACATTCCAAGCCCCAAA from Ammospiza nelsoni isolate bAmmNel1 chromosome 4, bAmmNel1.pri, whole genome shotgun sequence includes the following:
- the GSR gene encoding glutathione reductase, mitochondrial isoform X2 yields the protein MAAAAYELLVLGGGSGGLAGARRAAELGARVALVEPQRLGGTCVNVGCVPKKVMWNTAVHAEFVHDHADYGFETAGVKFNWRTIKEKRDAYVRRLNDVYENNVKKAHIDIIRGYGKFTADPEPTIEVNGKKYTAPHILIATGGRPAVPSDSEIPGASLGMTSDGFFDLEELPRRSVVVGAGYIAVEMVGILSTLGSKSSLLIRHDKGVRMDTKGHVVVDEYQNTTRRGIYAVGDVCGRALLTPVAIAAGRKLAHRLFEGRQDSRLDYENIPTVVFSHPPIGTVGLTEEEAMAIHGKDKVKIYNTSFTPLYHAVTQRKVKCVMKLVCTGKEEKVVGLHMQGLGCDEMLQGFAVAIKMGATKADLDNTVAIHPTSAEELVTLR
- the GSR gene encoding glutathione reductase, mitochondrial isoform X1, encoding MAAAAYELLVLGGGSGGLAGARRAAELGARVALVEPQRLGGTCVNVGCVPKKVMWNTAVHAEFVHDHADYGFETAGVKFNWRTIKEKRDAYVRRLNDVYENNVKKAHIDIIRGYGKFTADPEPTIEVNGKKYTAPHILIATGGRPAVPSDSEIPGASLGMTSDGFFDLEELPRRSVVVGAGYIAVEMVGILSTLGSKSSLLIRHDKVLRTFDSLISSNCTQELENTGVDVWKHTQVKRVTKSPCGLLDVTVASVAPGHKPTEAVIRDVDCLLWAVGREPNSDGLGLEQVGVRMDTKGHVVVDEYQNTTRRGIYAVGDVCGRALLTPVAIAAGRKLAHRLFEGRQDSRLDYENIPTVVFSHPPIGTVGLTEEEAMAIHGKDKVKIYNTSFTPLYHAVTQRKVKCVMKLVCTGKEEKVVGLHMQGLGCDEMLQGFAVAIKMGATKADLDNTVAIHPTSAEELVTLR